The genomic stretch TGCAGGGCCGGTTGCAACACCACCCCCAAAGCGATGCCGGAGACCAGCACCGGGTCGCCTTTGCGAATCTGGCCATTGTCCATTGCTTTCTGCACGATCATTTCAGAGGCAACCACCGGGTCGCGCGTCAGGTCATGTTCGCGTGGCAGAAATTTGTGTAAGGATAAAAGGTGAAAGCAGAAAAGCTGCCAGTCATCATCCGCCACCCGGCAATAGGCATTGACCAGCGCCGCCGCCTGGCCGCGCACATGGTCATCACTCATCGCCGCCGCCATGGCGAGGTCGCCCAGGCGCGCATGGATGGTGAAGAACAGGCCTTCCCAGATTTCTTCCTTGCTGGTGTAATGACGATACAGCGCCCCTTCGGAGATGCCGGCCCGCGCCGCGATCGCCCGCGTGGTTGCCTTCTCCATTTCGCCCTGCTGGAACAGGGTCAGCGCCGCACGTTCAATTTTTGCTTTGGTTGTGCCGTCAACGGCGGTAACGCCGCGCTGTTCAGCAGCACTCATTTTCTTCTTGCTGGCCGGCTTGCGGCCAGGCGTTGTCTTTTTCTGTATGGCAGCCTCGGGCATAAGGCGGGCCTCCCTTTATGTGATCGTTCACTCACATCTAGCGGGGCCACAGGCGCCTGTCAAGCAAAAAGTGAGCGATTGATTACGGACATGCGGCAGGCAGGCACATGCACGACAACTCTTCACGCCGACGCCGCCTCCCTGTTTGCGTAACAGCCTCTTGACATTTATTGGGCAAATGCCCAAATTTGGATAAATGCCCAAAAACGAGGTTATCATGCTCACAGACTTTCTTTCTCCCATCATTGGTGACTGGCCAGTTGCATTGCGATGGGGGGCCATCGCCGGGGTCGTATTTGCGCTAATCGCGGTGCGTTACTTTCTGGTGGCAGGGACCGGGTTCGGCATATCCACGCTGCTTGGCAAGATTGCCCCCTGGAGAAGATTGCAAAACCGGGACTTCTCCCGGCAACAGATTATGCGCGAGATTGCCTATTCCATGCTGAGCACGCTGATCTTTGTCGCAGTCGTCGGCCTGATATTCGTCATGACTTCGGCCGGCTGGACACAGTTATATACTGATCCGTATGCATATGGCCTTATCTGGCTGATCCTGCAGGTGCCTGTCGTTTTGTTGATCCAGGACTTTTATTTCTATTGGATGCACAGAATTGTCCATGAGCCAGCGTTTTATAACCGGGTACACAAAACGCATCACTTGTCGACAAACCCCAGCCCCTTTTCCGCGTTTGCCTTTCACCCCTTTGAAGCCGTGCTGGAAATAGCAATCCTCCTGGTGCTCGTTTTCATCATTCCCTTGCATGCGATTGCGCTCATCACGGCCGGGCTGTTGTCGCTCGTGTACAATGTATATGGCCATCTCGGCTATGAAGTGATGCCGCGGTTTCTGGCAAACAGTCCGTTTGGATATTGGCTCAACAAATCCGCCTACCACAATCAGCATCACAGAACCTATCGCTACAATTATGGGCTTTACACGGTGATATGGGATCGGCTGTATGGGACTTTGCATCCGAAGGCAGATCAGCTCTATGATCAGGCAACGCAAAAGCCTGAAAAAGAACCCGTCATTTTCTCCCATGAAAAAAGTATCAGCCCCGCAACAAGACCTGACAGCTGAAACACAAATTCTGTTTGGCACCAAGACCAGGGGAAAAATCCTCCAGGCGAGTCTTGTCCTCTTCAACGAAAGCGGATTTGACCGTGTCTCGACAGCCCAGCTGGCCGAAGCGGCCCAGGTTCTTGATGGGACACTCTGGTATCACTTCAAAGCCAAGCAGGACCTGGTGGTCGCCCATCTGGATGCCCTGGAGGCACGTCTTGAAAATCATCTCGCTGCTGAGATTATGGAGAACCCGAATGGCATGGCAAAGCACTTCTTTGGCATGTTCGATATTCTCTGGGAATTTCGATACTTGCTGCGCGACCCCTTGCAGGCTTTGCAGGAGGACGAGATGCTGGCCCGATTACAGCTGACCTATCGCGCCATAGAAAGCCGTGCAGAAGAGCGGCTCTTGCGGGTGGAGCGGCTGGGCTTGATTGATCTGTCTGAGACGGACGTCAAAGCCCTGGTGACTTCCTGCTTCATCGTCGGGCGCCATTGGCTCGACTATGTGCGCATACGTGAGGCTGGCCAGATCGACCTCGACCATAGCCGCCGCCAGGGGATGATCCAGCTGCTAACCTTAATCCGTCCGTATTTCACCGAAAAAGCCCGAACCCTTTTTGCCGGTCTGGACCTCCTGACCTTGATCCGTGAACAGAACGGGTAATGCTCCACACGACTGAAGGGCCGTGGCTGTTTACGATTGATGCGCTGATTTTATCAGAGTTCACACACACACCTTCTCTTGACATCATTACACGCCTCCTGAATGCGACTCTGAACCGCGATATTTAGTAACGTCCTCTTGCGGAACAAAGGCCAAATAACTTGGTGGATGGTGGTGGATTCGAACCACCGAACCCCGTACAGGGGACCGGGTTTACAGCCCGGCGCATTTACCACTCTGCCAACCATCCTGAAAGTCGCAATCGATCGCCACGTGAAAACAAATGCTTCAACGTTCAATCGCGTGCTTGAATATATGAAATTTGGCCCCAACAGGGCGCGCGCAAATACTCCCTTACAGGGAGTAATATCGTAATGGATATGTAAAACGCGTAATCATTTCACCCTAATGATAGGAAGGCGGACGAATGTCAAATAATATTTTCACTTTAAAATGAGGAAGTATTCCTGCCTCCAAGGCAGTAGTGCGGATGACGCTAAGCGTAGTTGGCCATTTGCCCCCTCCCTTCACCACTAATTAAATTTGTCCCCCAAAATTTAATTAGCGGCGCTCTTAGATAAATGCCCTTAATTAGGACAGCGTCCACCCGCCCATTTCATCTGAAACAAAACGTGATGAAAAAACTTATGGGCCTGGTCTAAACAGGCTAACCCTCTGATTCCACTGACAAACCCCTGAATCTATGGGCCCCCTCTCCCGTGGCCATATAGTCATCGCTCCTGAATGAGCCAGCGCCCGGCGGCGCCGGTCAAGATCAACGGAGCTATGACATGAAAACATCGCCTGACACCCCGACGCACCGGCCGGACAAAACCCTGGCGCCGGTCCGGCGCTCCAGTCGCCTGCAGCGGCTGGTGGACTGTGTGCTCGACCAGACACTTGAGCACTGGGAAAATCAGCCTGCGGACGGGGGCACCGCCAAGCAGACAGAACAACTTCTGCAACAGCGTGCCCGCGCCATTGGCACCATCGCCATCGCCGCAACGCGCGCCCAAACCCTGGAAAGACACGCCAATGACCAAGCAGCAAAAGGTGACCCGAACGTTGAGACGGCTAAGGAAATTGTGGCCAGAGATAAAGAAGCTCAAGACAAATTTGCTCCTGTCCTTGCTGATATCGCAGGACTGGATGTCGATACGCTGGTTGATATGCAGATTATTTCTGATCCAGCGCAAGCTTCAGACGAACTGGAAACATCTCGCCCGGCCGGAACAGCGCGCACCGGCAGGCCAGTGGACAACCTGGCTGGTTCTGGGCGGGCGCGGCGCGGGGAAAACCCGGGCCGGGGCCGAGTGGGTAAAAAGCCGCATTGAAAGCAATATCGCACGAAAGGTCGCACTTGTGGGTGAGAGTTTTGAAAATGTCCGTGAAGTGATGGTCGAAGGTCTGTCCGGCCTGCTCGCCATTGCCTCGCCCGGCCACGAGCCGCGCTGGCTGCCCTCCCGGCACAAGCTGGTCTGGCCCAATGGCGCGGAAGCCCATTGCTTCTCCGCGGCTGACCCCGATGGCCTGCGCGGGTATCAGTTTGATACCGCGTGGTCTGACGAACTGGCCAGCTGGCGCAAGCTGGAAGACACCTGGTCGAACCTGCAACTGACCCTGCGCCTGAAAGGCCGGGATGGCAGTGCCCCGCAACAAGTCGTCACCACAACGCCCAAGCCCCTGCCAGCCCTGCGCAAACTGCGTGACAGCGAGATCACCGCCATGACGCATATGACGACCTATGACAACACTGCCAATCTTGCCCCGGCCTTCCTGACACAGATTGTGGCGCAATATGAAGGCACGCGCCTGGGCGCGCAGGAACTGCAGGGCGAAATCCTTGAGGATGTGCGCGGCGCCCTCTGGCAGCGGACCCTGCTTGAGGAAGCGCGCGCCCGCAAGGTGCCGCCGCTGGCGCAGCTGAACGAGATCGTTGTCGCCGTGGACCCGCCCGCAAGCAGCGCAGATGATGCAGCCGAATGCGGCATCATTGTTGCGGGCCGCCTTGGCACAAGGCGCGACGGGCTGGCCGTGGTGCTGGAAGATTGCTCCGCAGGCGGCCTGACCCCGCTTGGCTGGGCCGCACGCGCTGCCGCGGCCTGCACCAGATATACAGCAGACCGGATCGTGGTCGAAGCCAATCAGGGCGGCGACATGGCGGTGAATGTGCTGCGCAATGCCGCGCCCGGCATGAAGGTCGTCAAGGTCCACGCCAGCAGGGGCAAGCATCTGCGGGCTGAGCCTGTCTCCCTCCTGTATGAGCAGCGCCGTGTTGCCCATGCGGGCACCTTCCCCAAGCTGGAAAAGCAACTTCTCACACACACGCCGCAGTCAGCCCACAGTCCGGATCGACTGGATGCCCTTGTCTGGGCCCTGACAGAATTGATGGTCGGCCCTGAAAATGCCAGCCCGCGGATCCATCATCTGACTACAGAGCGCTTTGGGGCATAGTCAAAAAGGAACAAAACATGAACAATTTATGGACACAGATCAAATCCGCCCTCGCCACCGCCACGCCGCAGATGGCAGAGGCAAAAG from Parvularcula sp. IMCC14364 encodes the following:
- a CDS encoding TetR/AcrR family transcriptional regulator yields the protein MPEAAIQKKTTPGRKPASKKKMSAAEQRGVTAVDGTTKAKIERAALTLFQQGEMEKATTRAIAARAGISEGALYRHYTSKEEIWEGLFFTIHARLGDLAMAAAMSDDHVRGQAAALVNAYCRVADDDWQLFCFHLLSLHKFLPREHDLTRDPVVASEMIVQKAMDNGQIRKGDPVLVSGIALGVVLQPALHKAYGRLPGKMMDYQTPLTDAVVAVLNPFD
- a CDS encoding sterol desaturase family protein, whose translation is MLTDFLSPIIGDWPVALRWGAIAGVVFALIAVRYFLVAGTGFGISTLLGKIAPWRRLQNRDFSRQQIMREIAYSMLSTLIFVAVVGLIFVMTSAGWTQLYTDPYAYGLIWLILQVPVVLLIQDFYFYWMHRIVHEPAFYNRVHKTHHLSTNPSPFSAFAFHPFEAVLEIAILLVLVFIIPLHAIALITAGLLSLVYNVYGHLGYEVMPRFLANSPFGYWLNKSAYHNQHHRTYRYNYGLYTVIWDRLYGTLHPKADQLYDQATQKPEKEPVIFSHEKSISPATRPDS
- a CDS encoding TetR/AcrR family transcriptional regulator; the protein is MKKVSAPQQDLTAETQILFGTKTRGKILQASLVLFNESGFDRVSTAQLAEAAQVLDGTLWYHFKAKQDLVVAHLDALEARLENHLAAEIMENPNGMAKHFFGMFDILWEFRYLLRDPLQALQEDEMLARLQLTYRAIESRAEERLLRVERLGLIDLSETDVKALVTSCFIVGRHWLDYVRIREAGQIDLDHSRRQGMIQLLTLIRPYFTEKARTLFAGLDLLTLIREQNG
- a CDS encoding DNA-packaging protein, with amino-acid sequence MSIRWLICRLFLIQRKLQTNWKHLARPEQRAPAGQWTTWLVLGGRGAGKTRAGAEWVKSRIESNIARKVALVGESFENVREVMVEGLSGLLAIASPGHEPRWLPSRHKLVWPNGAEAHCFSAADPDGLRGYQFDTAWSDELASWRKLEDTWSNLQLTLRLKGRDGSAPQQVVTTTPKPLPALRKLRDSEITAMTHMTTYDNTANLAPAFLTQIVAQYEGTRLGAQELQGEILEDVRGALWQRTLLEEARARKVPPLAQLNEIVVAVDPPASSADDAAECGIIVAGRLGTRRDGLAVVLEDCSAGGLTPLGWAARAAAACTRYTADRIVVEANQGGDMAVNVLRNAAPGMKVVKVHASRGKHLRAEPVSLLYEQRRVAHAGTFPKLEKQLLTHTPQSAHSPDRLDALVWALTELMVGPENASPRIHHLTTERFGA